Proteins encoded within one genomic window of Deinococcus betulae:
- a CDS encoding MBL fold metallo-hydrolase, whose protein sequence is MSLFAFPPAFGGVQALREDVFRVRLPMVNVYFLGTPEGKEWVLVDAGLPGTAGLIERAAQQVYGDCPPQAIVLTHGHLDHVGALHALLKRWAVPVYNHSLELPFLTGQAAYPFPDPSVGGSMSLLSPVFLPGPFDFRPAVQPLSVEGAVPHLPAWRWLHTPGHASGHISLWRASDRTLIAGDAVVTTRQEWASSAVSMQPVVLRGPPAYYTPNWDAARRSVETLAGLDPELIATGHGHPLLDGDVPTELHRLARQFDQQVRPRRGWYLRHPVSVGVNRAGLDPLACLILGSLTLAALCFNFIRRR, encoded by the coding sequence ATGTCCCTTTTTGCTTTTCCACCCGCTTTTGGGGGCGTTCAAGCGCTCCGAGAGGACGTGTTCCGGGTGCGCCTCCCCATGGTCAATGTCTACTTCCTGGGAACCCCGGAAGGCAAGGAGTGGGTCCTGGTGGACGCCGGTTTGCCAGGAACCGCTGGGCTGATTGAGCGGGCCGCACAGCAAGTGTACGGGGACTGTCCCCCACAGGCCATCGTCTTGACTCATGGCCACCTGGACCACGTGGGGGCGCTGCACGCGCTTCTCAAGCGTTGGGCGGTCCCGGTGTACAACCACTCTCTTGAGCTTCCTTTCCTGACAGGTCAAGCCGCTTACCCTTTCCCCGATCCGAGCGTGGGGGGCAGCATGAGCCTGCTGTCTCCGGTCTTCTTGCCAGGGCCGTTCGACTTTCGCCCAGCCGTGCAGCCTCTGTCCGTTGAGGGCGCCGTGCCGCACCTGCCGGCGTGGCGGTGGCTGCACACCCCAGGGCATGCCAGCGGGCACATTTCCTTGTGGCGGGCCAGTGACCGCACCCTGATCGCTGGAGACGCCGTTGTAACCACCCGGCAGGAGTGGGCGTCCAGTGCCGTAAGCATGCAGCCTGTGGTCCTCCGCGGTCCCCCGGCTTACTACACCCCCAACTGGGATGCGGCGCGCCGGTCTGTCGAAACTCTGGCTGGTCTAGACCCTGAACTTATTGCGACCGGGCATGGGCATCCACTACTGGACGGTGACGTGCCAACCGAGCTTCACCGCTTGGCGCGTCAGTTTGACCAGCAGGTCCGGCCACGTCGTGGGTGGTATCTGCGTCACCCTGTATCTGTTGGGGTCAATCGTGCTGGGCTGGACCCATTGGCCTGCCTGATACTGGGGAGTCTGACGCTGGCCGCCTTGTGCTTCAACTTCATCCGTCGCCGTTGA